A stretch of Lathyrus oleraceus cultivar Zhongwan6 chromosome 6, CAAS_Psat_ZW6_1.0, whole genome shotgun sequence DNA encodes these proteins:
- the LOC127097031 gene encoding putative protein phosphatase 2C-like protein 44 isoform X2, with protein MRIRYLHLRRKAFRLKRFLLRVLGRKRRLMPAKKPSWMTPVTHGYQVVEHHMIIDGSDYSDFDSIVVQREQIDQTELWYFGIFDPLVGDKVTKYMQSHFFSKKLQEAQIWRKSKEMMKRAYVGVRAKMREETSRMGSASVMVINGEKLVIANIGNYRVVVCRDGMAHQKTDTYQQSAKRHWSHRIFSGNGVATRHSSSSELVIRSESIDSNTEFLILASNGIWEVMKNQEAVSLISHIEDPQEAAECLANEALNRMSKSNISCLIIRFD; from the exons ATGAGAATCAGATATCTTCATCTCAGGCGCAAG GCATTTAGGTTGAAGAGGTTTCTGCTAAGAGTTCTAGGCAGAAAGAGAAGGCTTATGCCAGCAAAGAAGCCTTCATGGATGACACCAGTAACACATGGTTATCAAGTGGTGGAGCATCATATGATCATAGATGGTTCAGATTACTCAGATTTTGATTCTATAGTGGTACAAAGAGAGCAAATAGATCAAACAGAATTGTGGTATTTTGGAATCTTTGATCCACTGGTTGGAGACAAGGTTACCAAGTACATGCAGTCTCATTTCTTTTCAAAGAAGCTTCAAGAG GCTCAAATATGGAGAAAAAGCAAAGAAATGATGAAGAGAGCTTATGTTGGTGTAAGggcaaagatgagagaagagacATCTAGAATGGGTTCAGCATCTGTTATGGTGATCAATGGAGAAAAACTTGTAATAGCTAATATAGGAAATTACAGAGTTGTTGTGTGTAGAGATGGCATGGCTCATCAGAAAACTGACACATATCAACAATCAGCCAAAAGACATTGGTCTCATAGAATATTTTCAG GAAACGGTGTAGCTACGAGGCATTCTAGCAGCTCAGAACTTGTGATCAGAAGTGAGAGTATTGATTCTAATACTGAATTTCTGATACTAGCAAGCAATGGCATATGGGAGGTAATGAAGAACCAAGAGGCTGTGAGTCTAATAAGTCACATTGAAGATCCACAAGAAGCAGCTGAATGCTTGGCAAATGAAGCTTTAAATAGGATGAGCAAAAGTAACATCTCATGCTTAATCATTCGCTTTGACTGA
- the LOC127097031 gene encoding putative protein phosphatase 2C-like protein 44 isoform X1: MRIRYLHLRRKAFRLKRFLLRVLGRKRRLMPAKKPSWMTPVTHGYQVVEHHMIIDGSDYSDFDSIVVQREQIDQTELWYFGIFDPLVGDKVTKYMQSHFFSKKLQEAQIWRKSKEMMKRAYVGVRAKMREETSRMGSASVMVINGEKLVIANIGNYRVVVCRDGMAHQKTDTYQQSAKRHWSHRIFSAYESGNGVATRHSSSSELVIRSESIDSNTEFLILASNGIWEVMKNQEAVSLISHIEDPQEAAECLANEALNRMSKSNISCLIIRFD, translated from the exons ATGAGAATCAGATATCTTCATCTCAGGCGCAAG GCATTTAGGTTGAAGAGGTTTCTGCTAAGAGTTCTAGGCAGAAAGAGAAGGCTTATGCCAGCAAAGAAGCCTTCATGGATGACACCAGTAACACATGGTTATCAAGTGGTGGAGCATCATATGATCATAGATGGTTCAGATTACTCAGATTTTGATTCTATAGTGGTACAAAGAGAGCAAATAGATCAAACAGAATTGTGGTATTTTGGAATCTTTGATCCACTGGTTGGAGACAAGGTTACCAAGTACATGCAGTCTCATTTCTTTTCAAAGAAGCTTCAAGAG GCTCAAATATGGAGAAAAAGCAAAGAAATGATGAAGAGAGCTTATGTTGGTGTAAGggcaaagatgagagaagagacATCTAGAATGGGTTCAGCATCTGTTATGGTGATCAATGGAGAAAAACTTGTAATAGCTAATATAGGAAATTACAGAGTTGTTGTGTGTAGAGATGGCATGGCTCATCAGAAAACTGACACATATCAACAATCAGCCAAAAGACATTGGTCTCATAGAATATTTTCAG CATATGAATCAGGAAACGGTGTAGCTACGAGGCATTCTAGCAGCTCAGAACTTGTGATCAGAAGTGAGAGTATTGATTCTAATACTGAATTTCTGATACTAGCAAGCAATGGCATATGGGAGGTAATGAAGAACCAAGAGGCTGTGAGTCTAATAAGTCACATTGAAGATCCACAAGAAGCAGCTGAATGCTTGGCAAATGAAGCTTTAAATAGGATGAGCAAAAGTAACATCTCATGCTTAATCATTCGCTTTGACTGA
- the LOC127097033 gene encoding probable 60S ribosomal protein L14 — MPFKRFVEIGRVALVNYGKDYGKLVVIVDVIDQTRALVDAPDMERIPINFKRLSLTDIKIDIKRVPKKKDLIKAMEAADVKNKWEKSSWGRKLIVRKRRAALNDFDRFKIMLAKIKRAASVRQELAKLKKTAA; from the exons ATG CCGTTCAAGAGGTTTGTTGAGATCGGGAGAGTTGCACTTGTCAACTACGGGAAAGACTATGGAAAGCTAGTTGTTATCGTCGATGTTATCGACCAAACTAGG GCCCTTGTTGATGCACCTGACATGGAGAGGATCCCAATCAATTTTAAGAGGCTTTCTCTTACTGATATCAAGATTGATATCAAGAGAGTCCCTAAGAAGAAGGATCTCATCAAGGCCATGGAAGCCGCAG ATGTGAAGAACAAGTGGGAGAAAAGCTCATGGGGAAGGAAACTGATTGTTAGGAAGAGAAGGGCTGCACTGAATGATTTTGACAGGTTCAAGATTATGTTGGCAAAGATTAAG AGAGCTGCTAGTGTCAGGCAAGAACTTGCCAAGCTAAAGAAGACTGCAGCTTAG